In Natrinema amylolyticum, the following are encoded in one genomic region:
- a CDS encoding thiolase domain-containing protein: MRDAYLVGAGQSDYGAFPSESYRSLFRTAFDAATDSVPKGLEAEDVDEAFVGNLGVGGRQLGLSGPAVTEHVGLDGVPTTRVENACAASGFAVRQAVQAVKSGMADVVLAGGFEIMSDMSSDATKYWLGVSGETEWERLSGTTFSGVYAQMASVHMEQYGTTREQLSRVAVKNHANGAKNPHAQLGFECSLEDAQSAPVVADPLNLYHCCPTSDGAACTLIVSEDVVDDYTDDPIRVAGVGAGSDNVGLFQRDTYTGVPASQRAAESAYEMADVEPDELDFAEVHDCFAIAELLAYEDLGFCEKGEAGQLIESGATELGGELPVNTSGGLKSKGHPIGATGAGQVVEAYKQLSGKAGERQVESPTRGLTHNVGGSGGASVIHIFEKETEVSA, from the coding sequence ATGCGAGACGCATATCTCGTCGGCGCGGGACAGTCGGATTACGGGGCCTTCCCCTCGGAGAGCTACCGGTCACTGTTCCGCACGGCGTTCGACGCGGCGACGGACAGCGTACCGAAGGGACTCGAGGCCGAGGACGTCGACGAGGCGTTCGTCGGCAACCTCGGGGTCGGCGGCCGCCAGCTCGGTCTCTCGGGGCCCGCGGTGACCGAACACGTCGGTCTCGACGGCGTCCCGACGACGCGGGTCGAGAACGCCTGCGCGGCCAGTGGCTTCGCCGTGCGACAGGCCGTTCAGGCCGTCAAGTCGGGGATGGCGGACGTCGTCCTCGCGGGCGGGTTCGAGATCATGTCGGACATGAGTTCGGACGCGACGAAGTACTGGCTCGGGGTCTCCGGGGAGACCGAGTGGGAGCGGCTCTCGGGCACCACGTTCTCCGGCGTCTACGCCCAGATGGCCAGCGTTCACATGGAGCAGTACGGCACCACGCGGGAACAGCTCTCGCGGGTGGCCGTCAAGAACCACGCGAACGGGGCCAAGAACCCGCACGCCCAGTTAGGCTTCGAGTGCTCGCTCGAGGACGCCCAGTCCGCGCCGGTCGTCGCGGACCCGCTCAACCTCTATCACTGCTGTCCGACCTCGGACGGCGCGGCCTGTACCCTCATCGTCAGCGAAGACGTCGTCGACGACTACACTGACGACCCCATCCGCGTCGCCGGCGTCGGTGCCGGCAGCGACAACGTCGGCCTCTTCCAGCGGGACACCTACACCGGCGTGCCGGCGAGTCAGCGAGCGGCCGAGTCGGCCTACGAGATGGCCGACGTCGAGCCCGACGAACTGGACTTCGCGGAGGTCCACGACTGCTTCGCGATCGCGGAACTGCTCGCGTACGAGGATCTGGGCTTCTGTGAGAAGGGAGAGGCCGGGCAGCTCATCGAGTCCGGCGCGACCGAACTCGGCGGCGAACTGCCGGTCAACACCTCCGGCGGCCTCAAGTCCAAGGGCCACCCCATCGGCGCGACGGGCGCCGGTCAGGTCGTCGAGGCCTACAAACAGCTCTCGGGCAAAGCGGGCGAGCGACAGGTCGAAAGTCCGACTCGCGGACTGACCCACAACGTCGGCGGCAGCGGTGGCGCGTCCGTGATTCACATCTTCGAGAAGGAGACGGAGGTGAGCGCGTAA
- a CDS encoding DHH family phosphoesterase, with protein MSRAAELVSALERTDSLAIVCHDNPDPDCLASALALEAIARDHAVADVTIAYGGEISHQQNRAFVNLLEIDLQTLSKTSIGDYESVGFVDHTRPGANTEIPASVTPDIVVDHHPGESADAAFEDVRPEYGATATIFIEYLQELEVDLTSRLASALLFALHRERLDFVREPTRREYEAALAVYPDAELEILEQLYGSAFSPGTLDAIGRAIASRERRGSSLVASVGKTGETDALPQAADYLLNLEGVDTVLVYGIIDDAIRLSGRSIDPRVHIGETLEEGFDELGAVGGHHDMAGGRIELGLFADEDNDEDELLAFVGGRLTRRFFDALNLDD; from the coding sequence ATGTCCCGCGCGGCCGAGCTCGTGTCCGCCCTCGAGCGGACCGACTCGTTGGCGATCGTCTGCCACGACAATCCGGATCCGGACTGTCTCGCTAGTGCGCTCGCGCTCGAGGCGATCGCGCGCGATCACGCGGTCGCGGACGTGACGATCGCCTACGGCGGCGAGATCTCCCACCAGCAAAACCGCGCGTTCGTCAACTTACTCGAGATCGACCTGCAGACGCTGTCGAAGACTTCGATCGGGGACTACGAGAGCGTCGGGTTCGTCGACCACACGAGGCCGGGAGCGAACACCGAAATACCGGCGAGCGTCACTCCCGACATCGTCGTCGATCACCATCCGGGCGAGTCGGCGGACGCCGCGTTCGAGGACGTTCGCCCCGAGTACGGCGCGACGGCGACGATCTTCATCGAGTACCTGCAGGAACTCGAGGTCGACCTGACGTCGCGGCTCGCCTCCGCTTTGCTCTTCGCGCTCCACCGGGAACGCCTGGACTTCGTCCGCGAACCCACGCGACGCGAGTACGAGGCCGCGCTCGCGGTCTACCCCGACGCGGAACTCGAGATCCTGGAACAACTGTACGGCAGCGCGTTCTCGCCGGGGACGCTGGACGCGATCGGACGAGCCATTGCTAGCCGGGAACGGCGAGGGTCGTCGCTCGTCGCGAGCGTCGGCAAGACCGGCGAAACGGACGCGCTGCCGCAGGCGGCGGACTACCTGCTGAACCTCGAGGGGGTCGATACGGTGCTCGTCTACGGCATCATCGACGACGCGATCCGGTTGAGCGGTCGCTCGATCGATCCGCGGGTTCACATCGGCGAGACGCTGGAGGAGGGGTTCGACGAACTGGGCGCGGTCGGCGGTCACCACGACATGGCCGGCGGCCGGATCGAACTCGGGCTCTTCGCGGACGAGGACAACGATGAGGACGAACTGCTCGCGTTCGTCGGCGGCCGGCTCACCCGCCGCTTTTTCGACGCGCTGAACCTCGACGATTGA
- a CDS encoding Hsp20/alpha crystallin family protein, producing the protein MADRPRPFDGIDDLLDRLNRQIETAARSWESQVDDRSQLDLSMSGAETSLDLADEGDEFVVTIDVPGYESDDLELRLSGQTLAVSGEREHRQEIGGDEENYIRRERKTQSFSRQLRVPEPVDADGVQASVNNGILTIRLPKHEPDDDAHSIDIE; encoded by the coding sequence ATGGCAGACCGACCCCGCCCGTTCGACGGTATCGACGACTTGCTCGACCGACTGAACCGCCAGATCGAAACGGCGGCCCGATCGTGGGAATCACAGGTTGACGACCGAAGTCAGCTCGATCTCTCGATGAGCGGCGCGGAGACGAGTCTGGACCTCGCCGACGAGGGCGACGAATTCGTCGTCACCATCGATGTCCCCGGCTACGAGAGCGACGACCTCGAACTGCGTCTCTCCGGCCAGACGCTGGCCGTGTCCGGTGAACGAGAGCATCGACAGGAGATCGGTGGCGACGAGGAGAACTACATCCGGCGCGAGCGGAAGACGCAGTCGTTCAGCCGGCAGCTTCGCGTGCCCGAACCGGTCGACGCCGACGGGGTTCAAGCGAGCGTCAACAACGGTATCCTGACGATACGGCTCCCGAAGCACGAGCCGGACGACGACGCACACTCGATCGACATCGAGTAG
- a CDS encoding type 1 glutamine amidotransferase domain-containing protein — protein sequence MTDALFVVSEEGYWGEECVEPLETLSDAGVEITVATPSGSPPVIDERSLDPEQVGEETAEHVREVAENDERLNDPIPVAQADAEGYDAVVFPGGHGTAWDINQDKHARKLLRDIVEGDGKALVVCHAVGMLGFARDSHGAFIVNGRDVTGFPNEWEEGIVDEADRMPDGRKLPYWTEEEVEAAGGNWDAELDSDTSVTVDGDLITARGPESSSAAAETLLEELDIELEA from the coding sequence ATGACGGACGCACTATTCGTCGTGAGCGAAGAAGGGTACTGGGGAGAGGAATGCGTCGAGCCGCTCGAGACGCTCTCGGACGCGGGCGTCGAGATCACGGTCGCGACGCCGTCGGGAAGTCCGCCGGTCATCGACGAGCGATCGCTCGATCCGGAGCAGGTCGGCGAGGAGACCGCCGAACACGTCCGCGAGGTAGCGGAGAACGACGAGCGACTGAACGATCCGATTCCGGTCGCACAGGCCGACGCTGAGGGGTACGACGCCGTCGTCTTCCCCGGCGGTCACGGCACCGCGTGGGACATCAATCAGGACAAACACGCCCGCAAACTCCTCCGGGACATCGTCGAGGGCGACGGCAAGGCGCTCGTCGTCTGTCACGCCGTCGGCATGCTCGGGTTCGCCCGCGACAGCCACGGGGCGTTCATCGTCAACGGACGCGACGTGACCGGGTTCCCGAACGAGTGGGAGGAGGGCATCGTCGACGAGGCCGACCGCATGCCCGACGGCCGGAAACTGCCCTACTGGACCGAGGAGGAAGTCGAAGCGGCCGGCGGTAACTGGGACGCCGAACTCGATTCGGACACCAGCGTCACTGTCGACGGCGACCTGATCACCGCCCGCGGCCCCGAATCCTCGAGCGCCGCGGCCGAGACCCTCCTCGAGGAACTCGATATCGAACTCGAGGCCTGA
- a CDS encoding ABC transporter ATP-binding protein has product MPAIRTRGLTKRYGAGDEAVVALEELDLEVAEGEVFGFLGPNGAGKTTTIDLLLDFVRPSEGSATVLGYDTRDETDAVRDRVGVLPEGFDLWNRSSGYRHLEFAIESQDGQREPDALLERVGLDRADGRRPVGDYSKGMSQRLAMAMALAGDPDLLVLDEPSGGLDPHGIRTMQEIVRDEAERGTTVFFSSHILGQVAAVCDRVGILDDGELVTVDTIEGLREAAGVGSRLVVEIAGEPGEPITDLTAIEGVTDVSRETDGLHVAYTDPRAKATIVHRLVESDAAVLDFDVEEATLEDLFAAFTGAGSGSESALEAERRAEPDVRIEDGSEADRSLEASEAQRASESESTRETGEGADR; this is encoded by the coding sequence ATGCCGGCAATACGAACGCGGGGACTCACGAAACGCTACGGTGCCGGCGACGAAGCCGTCGTTGCCCTCGAGGAGTTAGACCTCGAGGTCGCGGAAGGGGAGGTATTCGGCTTTCTCGGGCCGAACGGTGCCGGAAAAACGACTACGATCGACCTGCTCCTGGATTTCGTCCGGCCGAGCGAGGGGTCCGCGACCGTCCTCGGCTACGACACCCGGGACGAGACGGACGCGGTCCGCGACCGCGTCGGCGTCCTGCCCGAAGGGTTCGACCTCTGGAATCGCTCGTCGGGGTACCGACACCTCGAGTTCGCGATCGAGTCCCAGGACGGCCAGCGGGAGCCGGACGCGCTCCTCGAGCGCGTCGGCCTCGACCGAGCGGACGGACGGCGGCCGGTCGGGGACTACTCGAAGGGGATGAGTCAGCGGCTCGCGATGGCGATGGCGCTCGCGGGCGATCCGGACCTCCTCGTCCTCGACGAGCCGTCGGGCGGGCTCGATCCCCACGGCATTCGGACGATGCAGGAGATCGTCCGCGACGAGGCCGAGCGGGGGACGACCGTCTTCTTCTCGAGTCACATCCTCGGCCAGGTAGCGGCGGTCTGTGACCGCGTGGGCATCCTGGACGACGGCGAACTGGTCACCGTCGACACCATCGAGGGACTTCGCGAGGCGGCCGGCGTCGGCTCGCGACTCGTCGTCGAGATCGCAGGCGAACCCGGCGAGCCGATCACCGACCTGACCGCGATCGAGGGGGTGACCGACGTCTCCCGGGAGACCGACGGGTTGCACGTCGCCTACACCGATCCGCGCGCCAAGGCGACGATCGTCCACCGACTCGTCGAGTCCGACGCGGCTGTGCTCGACTTCGACGTCGAGGAGGCAACGCTTGAGGATCTGTTCGCGGCGTTTACCGGAGCCGGAAGCGGGTCGGAGTCGGCCCTCGAGGCCGAGCGCCGAGCCGAGCCGGACGTGCGAATCGAAGACGGGAGCGAGGCGGATCGGTCGCTCGAGGCGAGCGAGGCACAACGCGCCTCGGAGAGCGAATCGACCCGCGAGACGGGCGAGGGGGCGGACCGATGA
- a CDS encoding ABC transporter permease, whose amino-acid sequence MTWVAIARKDFEDVVRSRMVWGITAIFLLLMGIVTLGASAQIEDPSATDVIFFFTNVGGQIFVPIIALVVGYMAIVGERQSGSLRILFGLSHNRRDVLFGKLASRTGVIVVATLVACAFAAALMIALFGSLPVGTVLGFVALTLLLGAAFTGIAVGVSAMTDTRMRAMGGAIGSYILFTMLWHPLIAGVHYLLEGELVGLEAPTWYLFALRLNPLEAYRQAVASLIDAYVPALVGWENIVEDVPGGSFQEGTLLTANRVAGEVPFYLTEWFAAVVLLVWIVVPVAIGYRRFERADLN is encoded by the coding sequence ATGACATGGGTCGCGATCGCGCGGAAGGACTTCGAGGACGTCGTCCGCTCGCGGATGGTCTGGGGGATCACCGCGATCTTCCTGCTCCTGATGGGGATCGTGACGCTCGGCGCGTCGGCCCAGATCGAGGATCCGAGCGCGACGGACGTCATCTTCTTCTTCACGAACGTCGGCGGCCAGATATTCGTCCCCATCATCGCCCTTGTCGTCGGCTACATGGCGATCGTCGGGGAACGCCAGTCCGGCAGCCTCCGGATCCTGTTCGGGCTCTCCCACAACCGCCGCGACGTGCTCTTCGGAAAACTCGCCAGTCGCACTGGCGTCATCGTCGTCGCGACGCTCGTGGCCTGCGCCTTCGCTGCCGCCCTCATGATCGCCCTGTTCGGCTCGCTGCCCGTCGGGACCGTCCTGGGGTTCGTCGCCCTGACGCTCCTGCTCGGGGCCGCCTTCACCGGTATCGCCGTCGGCGTCTCGGCGATGACCGACACCCGAATGCGGGCGATGGGGGGCGCGATCGGCAGCTACATCCTTTTTACCATGCTCTGGCATCCGCTGATCGCCGGCGTCCACTACCTGCTCGAGGGGGAACTCGTCGGGCTCGAGGCCCCGACGTGGTACCTCTTCGCGCTCCGATTGAACCCGCTCGAGGCCTACCGACAGGCCGTGGCCTCGCTGATCGACGCCTACGTGCCGGCGCTGGTCGGCTGGGAGAACATCGTCGAGGACGTGCCCGGGGGCTCGTTCCAGGAGGGGACGCTCCTGACGGCGAACCGCGTCGCCGGGGAGGTCCCGTTCTACCTGACGGAGTGGTTCGCCGCCGTCGTCCTGCTGGTCTGGATCGTCGTCCCGGTCGCGATCGGCTACCGGCGCTTCGAGCGGGCCGATCTGAACTGA
- a CDS encoding DUF1918 domain-containing protein, with protein sequence MSFEEDDRVVLHDEHSEFDGETGTVSQTMESMFGDVTYTISFDDGQEAGVPEDDLEAADEADEADAEDADEE encoded by the coding sequence ATGAGCTTCGAGGAAGACGATCGCGTCGTCCTGCACGACGAGCACAGCGAGTTCGACGGCGAAACCGGCACCGTCTCCCAGACCATGGAGTCGATGTTCGGCGACGTTACCTACACCATCAGCTTCGACGACGGCCAGGAGGCCGGCGTCCCCGAGGACGACCTCGAGGCGGCCGACGAAGCCGACGAGGCCGACGCCGAAGACGCCGACGAGGAATAA
- a CDS encoding RNA-binding protein has protein sequence MPQIPLHYVDLRTFCYATEDEKRVEEALRTFLPDGDDDEPFELERTESEGHYGDRILVLSARVENADDVRHVLSRLADLESFEDLIDELDERVTENTELFLRLDKQAAFAGDVRLGQGITFRGKVEAYPAKKERAVENAEEVLERLREQD, from the coding sequence ATGCCACAAATACCGCTTCACTACGTCGATTTACGGACGTTCTGCTACGCCACCGAGGACGAAAAGCGCGTCGAGGAGGCGCTCCGAACCTTCCTCCCCGACGGCGACGACGACGAGCCGTTCGAACTCGAGCGCACCGAGAGCGAGGGCCACTACGGCGACCGCATCCTCGTCCTCTCCGCGCGCGTCGAGAACGCCGACGACGTCCGTCACGTCCTCTCCCGGTTGGCCGACCTCGAGAGCTTCGAGGACCTGATCGACGAACTCGACGAGCGGGTCACCGAGAACACCGAACTCTTCTTGCGCCTCGACAAGCAGGCGGCCTTCGCGGGCGACGTCCGCCTCGGGCAGGGCATCACCTTCCGCGGGAAGGTCGAGGCCTACCCGGCGAAGAAGGAACGGGCCGTCGAGAACGCCGAAGAAGTCCTCGAACGACTGCGCGAACAGGACTGA
- a CDS encoding TetR/AcrR family transcriptional regulator, with protein sequence MTDETIDDLMDATYRALCKHGYAELTMQDIAEESTKSKGTLHYHFEGKRDLLESFLEYLLDRFEERTETIPGETPAERLHAFLDELLTPSDDESAEEFRTAILEIKAQSPYNEAYREQLAEFDRTLHDRIEELIADGLESGAFREDVDPDETADFLVTLFHGAQTRATAVDRPPERTRQYVHAYIDETLRPDGASGEDAPTENNGENRE encoded by the coding sequence ATGACGGACGAGACGATCGACGATCTGATGGACGCGACGTATCGCGCGCTCTGCAAGCACGGCTACGCGGAGTTGACGATGCAGGACATCGCCGAGGAATCGACCAAGAGCAAGGGCACCCTTCACTATCACTTCGAGGGGAAACGGGATCTCCTCGAGTCCTTTCTCGAGTATCTCTTGGACCGGTTCGAGGAGCGAACCGAGACGATTCCCGGCGAGACGCCGGCCGAGCGACTCCACGCGTTCCTCGACGAGTTGCTGACGCCGTCGGACGATGAGTCGGCCGAGGAGTTCCGGACGGCGATCCTCGAGATCAAGGCCCAATCACCGTACAACGAGGCCTACCGGGAGCAACTGGCCGAGTTCGATCGCACCCTCCACGATCGCATCGAGGAGCTCATCGCGGACGGCCTCGAGTCGGGGGCGTTCCGCGAGGACGTGGATCCGGACGAGACGGCCGACTTCCTCGTGACGCTGTTCCACGGTGCGCAGACGCGAGCGACCGCGGTCGACCGCCCGCCCGAGCGGACCCGCCAGTACGTCCACGCGTACATCGACGAAACCCTGCGCCCGGACGGGGCGTCCGGTGAGGACGCGCCGACCGAGAATAACGGAGAGAACCGCGAATGA
- a CDS encoding MATE family efflux transporter yields the protein MSLLDRISELFKGRDEFDLTSGDIAGPLFYLSLPIIVTNLLQTAYNLIDTFWLGQYSTEALAAISFAFPMVFLLISVGMGLSVAGSVLVAQHIGGDEESAAEYAASQTVALSLLGAVGLGLVGYVFVEELLGLLGASPDVLPLATDYMQVITLGMPFMFGFFVFIALMRGYGDTITPMLVMFGSVLLNVVLDPFLIFGWGPFPRLGIEGAAIATVFSRALALVVGLAIMFRGARGVRIRLRQMRPDLSFAKKLVTIGFPASIEGMGRALSINLLLVIVGLFPTYVVAAYGIGTRVFSVIFLPAIAVARGVETMTGQNVGADKPERAEAAASFAARTMFVVLGALGVVAWLGARPITAVFTNDPEVIEVGVTFLRYVAPSFGFIGVMRAYNGSFRGTGKTLTAAAIVLVTYGIVRLPIAYGLSQTAMEYRGIWLAFAASNVVGAGLAYGWYRRGTWRDADVTEGPAGPTIGDDIEPSTDD from the coding sequence ATGAGCCTGCTAGATCGGATTTCCGAACTCTTCAAGGGCCGCGACGAGTTCGATCTCACCTCGGGCGACATCGCGGGACCGCTGTTCTATCTGTCGCTGCCGATCATCGTGACGAACCTGTTGCAGACGGCCTACAACCTCATCGACACGTTCTGGCTGGGCCAGTACAGCACCGAAGCGCTCGCGGCAATCAGCTTCGCGTTCCCGATGGTCTTCCTGCTCATCTCCGTCGGGATGGGGCTGTCGGTCGCCGGGAGCGTCCTCGTCGCCCAGCACATCGGTGGGGACGAGGAATCGGCGGCCGAGTACGCCGCTTCCCAGACCGTCGCGCTGTCGCTGCTCGGCGCGGTCGGGCTCGGACTCGTCGGCTACGTCTTCGTCGAGGAACTGCTCGGCCTCCTCGGCGCGTCGCCGGACGTGTTGCCGCTGGCGACCGACTACATGCAGGTCATCACGCTCGGGATGCCCTTCATGTTCGGCTTCTTCGTCTTCATCGCGCTCATGCGAGGCTACGGGGACACGATCACGCCGATGCTCGTGATGTTCGGCTCCGTCCTCCTGAACGTCGTCCTCGACCCGTTCCTGATCTTCGGCTGGGGGCCGTTTCCCAGACTCGGGATCGAAGGCGCGGCGATCGCCACGGTCTTCTCCCGCGCGCTCGCGCTCGTCGTCGGACTGGCGATCATGTTCCGCGGGGCGCGCGGCGTTCGGATTCGGCTCCGCCAGATGCGTCCGGACCTCTCCTTCGCCAAGAAACTCGTGACGATCGGATTTCCGGCGTCGATCGAGGGAATGGGACGCGCACTGTCGATCAATCTGTTACTGGTGATCGTCGGCCTGTTCCCCACCTACGTCGTCGCCGCCTACGGGATCGGCACGCGCGTGTTCTCGGTCATCTTCCTCCCGGCGATCGCGGTCGCCCGCGGCGTCGAGACGATGACCGGACAGAACGTCGGTGCCGACAAACCGGAGCGCGCGGAGGCCGCAGCGAGCTTCGCCGCCCGCACGATGTTCGTCGTCCTCGGAGCGCTGGGCGTCGTAGCGTGGCTCGGCGCACGGCCCATCACCGCCGTCTTCACCAACGACCCCGAAGTCATCGAAGTCGGGGTCACCTTCCTCCGGTACGTCGCCCCGTCGTTCGGCTTCATCGGCGTGATGCGGGCCTACAACGGCAGCTTCCGCGGGACCGGCAAGACGCTCACCGCGGCGGCGATCGTCCTCGTGACCTACGGCATCGTCCGGCTCCCGATCGCCTACGGGCTCTCGCAGACGGCGATGGAGTACCGCGGCATCTGGCTCGCCTTCGCCGCCTCGAACGTCGTCGGTGCCGGCCTCGCCTACGGCTGGTACCGACGGGGAACGTGGCGAGACGCCGACGTCACCGAGGGCCCGGCGGGGCCGACGATCGGCGACGACATCGAGCCCAGTACCGACGACTGA
- a CDS encoding cation:proton antiporter produces the protein MVEAVNIDILSLLLVLSVAWVFGALAERLGYPTMMGELFAGIAFGPPLLGLLRPSELLSVLSELGVFLLMVYVGLEVDLRELFKLGPQSLLIAFGAFVIPFGLGYAAGVWLGVSVGASLFLGLAMAATSLATKSRILADLELLDTRIANVLLGGALASDVGVLIAFAGVDSYVTAGALDPTEIGTILLQAVGFFAITLLIGYRFLPVAWRYIERQRERYGFVDRTTAFTFALLVSLLFAHLATLADLHMIIGGFVAGMFLRQADVEPGLYEHMHTVMYDLAMGLFAPIFFVTVGFQITFGVFFDSFVVLAGLVAIAFLGKIIGSWLFSLPTSLSSREGLVVGFGMNGRGTVEIIIAQVAFEAGVIDAEMFSILVFIAIFTTALVPVTVTWGVRLLEARDELVYVDTAATTED, from the coding sequence ATGGTCGAAGCCGTCAACATCGATATTCTGAGCCTCCTGCTCGTTCTCTCGGTCGCGTGGGTGTTCGGCGCGCTCGCCGAGCGCCTCGGCTACCCGACGATGATGGGTGAGCTGTTCGCCGGCATCGCCTTCGGACCCCCACTGCTCGGACTCTTGCGCCCCTCGGAGCTCCTCTCGGTCCTCTCGGAGCTCGGCGTGTTCCTCCTCATGGTCTACGTCGGTCTGGAGGTCGACCTCCGCGAACTGTTCAAGCTCGGTCCGCAGTCGCTGCTGATCGCCTTCGGTGCCTTCGTCATCCCGTTCGGCCTCGGCTACGCGGCTGGCGTCTGGCTCGGCGTCTCCGTCGGCGCGTCGCTCTTCCTCGGACTCGCGATGGCCGCCACGTCGCTGGCCACGAAGTCCCGGATCCTCGCCGACCTCGAGCTGCTGGACACCCGAATCGCGAACGTGTTGCTCGGCGGCGCGCTCGCGTCGGACGTGGGCGTGCTCATCGCGTTCGCCGGCGTCGACAGCTACGTGACGGCGGGCGCGCTCGACCCGACCGAGATCGGGACGATACTCCTGCAGGCGGTCGGCTTCTTCGCGATCACGCTCCTGATCGGGTATCGGTTTCTCCCCGTCGCGTGGCGGTATATCGAGCGCCAGCGCGAGCGGTACGGGTTCGTCGACCGGACGACTGCCTTTACCTTCGCCCTGCTCGTCTCCCTGCTGTTCGCCCACCTCGCGACGCTGGCGGACCTCCACATGATCATCGGCGGGTTCGTCGCGGGGATGTTCCTCCGGCAGGCGGACGTCGAGCCCGGGCTCTACGAGCACATGCATACGGTCATGTACGACCTCGCGATGGGGCTGTTCGCCCCGATCTTCTTCGTCACGGTCGGCTTCCAGATCACGTTCGGCGTCTTCTTCGATTCGTTCGTCGTCCTCGCGGGTCTGGTCGCGATCGCCTTCCTCGGGAAGATCATCGGTTCGTGGCTGTTCTCGCTGCCGACGTCGCTCTCCTCCCGGGAGGGACTGGTTGTCGGCTTCGGCATGAACGGCCGCGGCACCGTCGAGATCATCATCGCGCAGGTCGCCTTCGAAGCCGGAGTCATCGACGCCGAAATGTTCTCGATCCTCGTGTTCATCGCGATCTTTACCACCGCGCTCGTCCCCGTCACCGTCACCTGGGGCGTGCGCCTGCTCGAGGCGCGAGACGAACTCGTCTACGTCGATACGGCGGCGACGACCGAGGACTGA